Proteins from one Pseudarthrobacter sp. BIM B-2242 genomic window:
- a CDS encoding methylenetetrahydrofolate reductase gives MSPPSLIETHPNLTETAPVALSYELFPPRSPAAAESLWTTIRELEATEPDYVAVTYGASGSNRDTAVELIHRLVLETTLRPLAHLTCVGNTPDELAEIIGDLLDTGVRGILALRGDRPQDGEPPVAGSLRYAQDLIELIRRVEQRRSALLCAGKIAVGVAAYPTRHPESPSEAHDVEVLLAKQRSGADFAITQVYFDTAQYADLITRARRAGVTIPIIPGVMPLTSLRRVTRLGELAGVQPAPELLARLAGADTEAERLRIGVRATVDLANAALDSGAPGIHLYTFNEHVSALEVLDKLALPRHVRSVGRRSAAVRSNATRHARLAS, from the coding sequence ATGTCACCGCCAAGCCTTATAGAAACACATCCAAACCTGACCGAGACGGCCCCCGTGGCGCTCTCCTATGAACTCTTCCCGCCACGTTCTCCGGCGGCCGCAGAGTCCCTCTGGACCACCATCCGGGAACTCGAGGCCACCGAGCCGGACTATGTCGCCGTCACGTATGGTGCCAGCGGTTCGAACCGGGACACCGCCGTCGAACTCATCCACCGGCTCGTGCTGGAAACCACGCTCCGGCCGCTCGCCCACCTGACCTGTGTGGGCAACACGCCGGACGAGCTGGCCGAAATCATCGGGGACCTGCTGGACACCGGGGTGCGCGGCATCCTGGCGCTCCGCGGCGACCGTCCCCAGGACGGCGAACCGCCGGTTGCCGGTTCGTTGCGGTATGCCCAGGATTTGATCGAACTCATCCGCCGGGTTGAGCAGCGGCGTTCAGCGCTGCTGTGCGCGGGCAAGATCGCCGTGGGAGTGGCCGCCTACCCCACCAGGCATCCGGAGTCACCCAGCGAGGCGCATGACGTTGAGGTGCTGCTCGCAAAGCAGCGCTCCGGCGCGGACTTCGCCATCACGCAGGTCTATTTCGACACCGCGCAGTACGCGGACCTCATCACGAGGGCCCGTCGTGCGGGTGTCACCATCCCCATCATCCCGGGTGTTATGCCGCTGACCAGCCTGCGCCGCGTCACCCGCCTCGGCGAGCTGGCAGGCGTCCAGCCGGCACCGGAGCTCCTGGCCCGCCTGGCCGGGGCCGACACTGAGGCCGAGCGGCTCCGGATCGGCGTCCGCGCCACCGTTGACCTGGCCAACGCGGCGCTGGACTCCGGCGCGCCGGGCATCCACCTCTACACCTTCAATGAACACGTGAGCGCACTGGAGGTGCTGGACAAACTGGCACTTCCGCGCCACGTCCGTTCAGTTGGCCGCCGCAGCGCCGCTGTCCGCTCCAACGCCACAAGGCACGCCCGGCTCGCCAGCTGA
- a CDS encoding VWA domain-containing protein: MTLQPILPWWLMAILVTASAVFLGWRLAVASRGPAGSRQRREWLFRSAMVLLLLAAALRPGVPGGSSQAATADVNVFFVVDTSSSIVAEDYGSGSPRLDGVRRDIMAVAGELAGARFSLLTFDSSAVVRMPLTTDTTALDTAVAILQPQVTAFSKGSSVTAAGKLLTERLRAARDSHPERPRLVYYLGDGEQTSAAAPEAIKPDGGLVNGGAVLGYGTPEGGRMKENTGQRSGTDGGYIQDRTTGSGRDALSVIDEGRLQWIADQLGIPYVHRSAGDAVAPMMQAADPGELQRAPEGSGPDGRTEFYWILAFGAFLLGLREAFLLLLHWRRLPRASVVPDDAQKAAVRHAEEARK, encoded by the coding sequence ATGACCCTGCAGCCGATCCTTCCCTGGTGGCTGATGGCCATCCTCGTCACCGCGTCGGCGGTTTTCCTTGGCTGGCGGCTGGCCGTGGCGTCCCGCGGACCGGCCGGCAGCCGGCAGCGGCGGGAGTGGCTGTTCCGGAGCGCCATGGTACTGCTGCTCCTTGCTGCGGCCCTCCGCCCCGGTGTTCCCGGCGGGAGCAGCCAGGCCGCCACCGCCGACGTCAATGTCTTTTTTGTGGTGGACACCAGCAGCAGCATCGTGGCCGAAGACTACGGAAGCGGCTCGCCCCGGCTGGACGGCGTGCGCCGGGACATCATGGCCGTCGCCGGTGAACTCGCCGGAGCCCGGTTCTCCCTGCTGACGTTCGACAGCAGCGCCGTGGTCCGGATGCCCCTCACCACGGACACGACGGCGCTGGACACGGCCGTCGCAATACTGCAGCCCCAGGTGACCGCCTTTTCGAAGGGAAGCAGCGTTACCGCCGCCGGGAAGCTGCTGACAGAGCGGCTGCGCGCCGCCCGGGACAGCCACCCCGAACGGCCCCGGCTGGTCTACTACCTCGGCGACGGGGAACAAACCAGTGCAGCGGCACCGGAGGCGATCAAGCCCGACGGCGGACTGGTCAACGGGGGAGCGGTGCTGGGCTACGGCACGCCCGAAGGTGGCCGGATGAAGGAGAACACGGGTCAGCGTTCCGGCACTGACGGCGGATACATCCAGGACCGCACCACCGGGAGCGGCAGGGACGCACTGTCTGTGATCGACGAGGGCCGGCTCCAGTGGATCGCGGACCAGCTCGGCATCCCCTATGTCCACCGTTCGGCCGGAGACGCGGTGGCGCCCATGATGCAGGCCGCGGACCCGGGCGAGCTGCAGCGGGCTCCGGAAGGTTCCGGACCTGATGGCCGGACCGAGTTCTACTGGATCCTCGCGTTCGGGGCATTCCTGCTGGGCCTGCGCGAGGCGTTCCTGTTGCTGCTCCACTGGCGGCGGCTCCCGCGTGCGTCTGTGGTGCCTGACGACGCACAGAAAGCCGCAGTCCGGCACGCAGAGGAGGCACGGAAATGA
- a CDS encoding VWA domain-containing protein → MELMFWWLIPPAAVLAGAALWRAYRPDPQANERRRLVANADRLTALPEYQAALRRHRRWLAVAALAAATLLVSAVAAAARPAELTTISPGQRNRDIMLCLDTSGSMSSADAAVVEVFGVLAKEFDGERVGLTIFDSSAVQVFPLTDDYEYVQEQLTLAKDAFDGDPGSAGFLDGTWSGRGSSLIGDGLASCVNGFPGAGSGGADSQQRSRSVVLATDNFLSGDPIFTLEQAGVLAQEAGVRVYALNPGDFDYGPDPDQPGATLRAAADASGGAYYALDTPDAVADIVRRVQDTEAAALQGAPRAVVTDVPDVPLTVALLSGLVLAGASWRLRP, encoded by the coding sequence ATGGAACTGATGTTCTGGTGGCTGATCCCGCCGGCCGCCGTTCTTGCTGGTGCAGCACTCTGGCGTGCGTACCGTCCTGACCCGCAGGCAAACGAACGACGACGGCTGGTAGCCAACGCGGACCGCCTCACCGCCCTGCCCGAATACCAGGCCGCCCTGCGGCGCCACCGGCGCTGGCTCGCCGTGGCCGCGCTCGCAGCAGCCACCTTGCTGGTGTCCGCCGTGGCCGCCGCTGCCCGGCCGGCGGAACTGACCACCATCAGCCCCGGGCAGCGGAACCGGGACATCATGCTGTGCCTGGACACCTCCGGCTCCATGAGCAGCGCCGACGCTGCCGTGGTGGAGGTCTTCGGCGTCCTGGCGAAGGAGTTTGACGGCGAACGCGTAGGCCTGACCATCTTCGACAGCAGCGCCGTCCAGGTCTTCCCGCTCACCGACGACTACGAGTACGTGCAGGAACAACTCACGCTTGCCAAGGATGCCTTCGACGGCGACCCCGGCAGTGCGGGGTTCCTGGACGGCACGTGGAGCGGCCGGGGATCGTCGCTGATCGGCGACGGTCTGGCCTCCTGCGTCAACGGCTTCCCCGGCGCCGGGTCGGGTGGTGCCGACAGCCAGCAGCGCTCGCGGTCCGTTGTCCTCGCGACAGACAACTTCCTCTCCGGCGACCCGATTTTCACCCTTGAACAGGCGGGTGTCCTGGCACAGGAGGCCGGCGTGCGTGTGTACGCGCTGAATCCCGGGGACTTCGATTACGGCCCTGACCCTGACCAGCCCGGGGCCACGCTGCGTGCGGCAGCCGATGCCAGCGGCGGTGCCTACTACGCGCTGGACACTCCCGATGCCGTGGCGGACATTGTGCGGCGCGTGCAGGACACGGAAGCCGCCGCACTGCAGGGCGCCCCCCGCGCCGTTGTCACGGACGTTCCTGATGTGCCGCTGACAGTGGCACTGCTCTCCGGCCTGGTGCTGGCCGGCGCATCCTGGCGGCTGAGGCCATGA
- a CDS encoding DUF58 domain-containing protein, producing MTSLLQRVKSKMAIFAHRKARGMLDGEYGSVFRGRSLDFDDLRAYVPGDDVRDIDWKASARHGSPLIKRYVAVRRQTVLLIADTGRNMAAEARDGETKKDIAVMALGVVGYLAHRHGDVVGLVHGDANGTRTVPAKAGEAHLERLLRDVDSAAGPDSGPSRIDDHLDHVARTVKGRFLLFVVADELAASPGTEQLLRRLRAQHEILWLTVRDADLAGDGSIPQDALNVADSSALLGHLAASAAVTAAYARAAEERDAGRQAMFRRTGITQGHVTGSSTVMTELFALLERHRRAG from the coding sequence GTGACCAGTCTCCTCCAGCGTGTGAAGTCGAAGATGGCTATCTTCGCCCACCGGAAAGCCCGCGGCATGCTCGACGGTGAATACGGTTCCGTCTTCCGTGGCCGCAGCCTGGACTTTGACGATCTCCGCGCCTACGTTCCCGGCGACGACGTACGGGATATTGATTGGAAGGCCTCCGCCCGCCATGGCTCCCCGCTCATCAAGAGGTATGTTGCAGTTCGCCGCCAGACAGTCCTGCTGATCGCCGACACCGGGCGGAACATGGCGGCTGAAGCCCGCGACGGGGAAACCAAAAAGGACATCGCCGTGATGGCCCTCGGTGTGGTGGGGTACCTGGCCCACCGGCACGGCGATGTGGTGGGCCTGGTCCACGGTGACGCCAACGGCACGCGCACGGTTCCGGCCAAGGCCGGCGAAGCGCACCTGGAACGGCTCCTGCGGGACGTCGACTCGGCTGCCGGCCCGGACTCCGGCCCCAGCAGGATTGATGACCATCTCGACCACGTGGCCCGCACGGTCAAGGGCAGGTTCCTGCTGTTTGTGGTGGCCGACGAGCTGGCCGCCAGCCCGGGCACTGAGCAGCTGCTGCGCCGGCTCCGCGCCCAGCATGAGATCCTGTGGCTCACCGTCCGGGACGCTGACCTGGCCGGGGACGGCAGCATCCCGCAGGACGCCTTGAACGTGGCCGACTCCTCCGCGCTGTTGGGGCACCTGGCTGCTTCCGCAGCTGTCACCGCGGCCTACGCCAGGGCCGCGGAGGAGCGGGACGCCGGCAGGCAGGCCATGTTCCGCCGGACCGGCATCACCCAAGGCCACGTGACCGGAAGCAGCACGGTCATGACTGAACTGTTCGCCCTCCTGGAAAGGCACCGGCGTGCAGGCTGA
- a CDS encoding MoxR family ATPase: MLQTSAPARIEPAELARAQQVVANISRSFDAKVVGQARLRESLLVGLLTGGHILLESVPGLAKTTAAQTVAEAVSAEFRRIQCTPDLLPSDIVGTQIYDAAKGTFITQLGPVHANIVLLDEINRSSAKTQSAMLEAMQERQTSIGGQEYKLPAPFLVLATQNPIEQEGTYQLPEAQMDRFMLKDVLDYPSPAEETEILRRIDAGVFTVEQKPAAAASLDAVVGVQDLVRRIYIDPAIINYIVGLVFVTRNAGQYIEPRLAGFIEFGASPRASIAFSQAARAVALLNGRDHVIPEDVKSLAHRVLRHRLILGFDAVAEQVPVEAIIDAIVASVQTP, from the coding sequence GTGCTTCAGACCAGTGCGCCCGCACGCATCGAACCGGCGGAACTGGCCCGTGCACAGCAGGTTGTGGCGAATATTTCGCGCAGCTTCGACGCCAAGGTGGTGGGGCAGGCACGGCTGCGTGAATCCCTGCTGGTGGGTCTCCTGACCGGCGGGCACATCCTCTTGGAGAGTGTTCCGGGCCTGGCGAAAACCACCGCCGCCCAGACCGTGGCCGAGGCCGTGAGCGCCGAGTTCCGCCGGATCCAGTGCACCCCGGACCTGCTGCCGAGCGACATCGTGGGCACGCAGATCTACGACGCCGCCAAGGGCACCTTCATCACGCAGCTGGGCCCCGTGCATGCCAACATCGTCCTCCTTGATGAAATCAACCGCTCCAGCGCCAAGACCCAAAGCGCCATGCTCGAAGCCATGCAGGAACGGCAGACCTCCATTGGGGGCCAGGAATACAAACTGCCCGCACCGTTCCTTGTGCTCGCCACCCAGAATCCGATCGAGCAGGAGGGCACGTACCAGTTGCCGGAGGCGCAGATGGACCGGTTTATGCTCAAGGATGTGCTGGACTATCCGTCGCCGGCAGAGGAAACGGAGATCCTCCGTCGGATTGACGCCGGCGTCTTCACGGTGGAGCAGAAACCAGCAGCCGCGGCCTCCCTCGATGCCGTGGTGGGAGTGCAGGACCTGGTCCGGCGGATCTACATCGACCCGGCCATCATCAACTACATCGTGGGCCTGGTGTTTGTCACCCGCAATGCCGGGCAGTACATCGAACCCCGTCTGGCCGGCTTTATAGAATTCGGCGCCAGCCCGCGCGCCAGCATCGCCTTCAGCCAGGCCGCCCGGGCCGTTGCGCTGCTCAACGGCCGGGACCACGTCATCCCGGAGGACGTTAAGTCCCTCGCCCACCGCGTCCTGCGGCACCGCCTTATCCTGGGGTTCGACGCCGTCGCCGAGCAGGTGCCGGTGGAGGCCATCATTGACGCCATTGTGGCGTCCGTCCAGACCCCCTGA
- a CDS encoding carbohydrate ABC transporter permease, which translates to MTTAARASPGARRRAGAGAVSRAQHRARVPADAALILIGACFVLPLLWLVLASLDVSAGHEARLPARVSLDNFAAIMTPGLLFQPLWNSMLLSAGTAAVNLIAAVLAAYPLSRYQSRFNRPFMYTILFGTCLPITAIMVPVYGLFVQLDLLDSMAATIFFMATTTLPMAIWMTKNFMDAVPVSLEEAAWVDGASGLTALRTIVLPLMRQGLGVVFIFVFIQAWGNFFVPFVLLLSEARQPAAVSIFSFFGQHGAVAYGQLAAFSILYSVPVLALYVIVARGAGSSFALSGAVKG; encoded by the coding sequence ATGACGACGGCGGCGCGGGCGTCACCGGGGGCCCGGCGGCGGGCGGGAGCGGGTGCTGTTTCGCGCGCGCAGCATCGTGCCCGGGTGCCGGCGGATGCAGCCCTGATCCTGATCGGCGCCTGCTTTGTGTTGCCGCTGCTGTGGCTGGTCCTTGCATCCCTTGACGTCTCGGCCGGTCACGAGGCACGGCTTCCCGCCCGGGTTTCGCTGGATAATTTCGCTGCGATTATGACCCCTGGCCTGCTGTTCCAGCCGCTGTGGAACAGCATGCTGCTCTCTGCCGGGACCGCGGCCGTCAACCTGATAGCAGCTGTCCTGGCTGCCTACCCGCTCTCCCGGTACCAGTCGCGGTTCAACAGGCCGTTTATGTACACCATCCTGTTCGGGACCTGCCTGCCGATCACCGCCATTATGGTCCCGGTCTACGGGCTGTTTGTGCAGCTGGACCTCCTGGATTCCATGGCGGCAACCATCTTCTTTATGGCCACCACCACGCTGCCCATGGCCATCTGGATGACGAAGAACTTCATGGACGCGGTGCCGGTGTCCTTGGAAGAGGCGGCCTGGGTGGACGGCGCGTCCGGATTGACGGCGCTGCGGACCATCGTGCTGCCCTTGATGCGCCAAGGGCTGGGCGTGGTGTTCATCTTTGTGTTCATCCAGGCCTGGGGGAACTTCTTTGTCCCGTTCGTCCTGCTCCTGTCCGAGGCAAGGCAGCCGGCAGCGGTATCGATCTTCAGCTTCTTCGGACAGCACGGCGCCGTGGCATATGGCCAGCTGGCCGCATTTTCCATCCTGTACTCAGTACCGGTGCTGGCCCTCTACGTGATTGTGGCCAGGGGCGCCGGCAGTTCCTTCGCCTTGTCGGGAGCAGTCAAAGGCTGA
- a CDS encoding carbohydrate ABC transporter permease, producing the protein MATTTPQRLRTVNRLHPHLRRQARLLPVLPAVLLLLVFLAGPVLWAFHASFTNAALTGRNARSPGWVGLENYQRLITDPVLPLSLVLTVVFVGGSAILGQNLLGLALALLMKRARRPVAAVVGTAVVAAWVLPEIVAAFAAYAYFSRDGTLNQILGGLGFGQPDWLYSFPMVAIMLANIWRGTAFSMLVYRAALDDVPGEVTEAALMDGASGWQRLAYVTIPMIRSSIATNLMLITLQTLAVFTLIWVMTAGGPANASTTLPVLAYQEAFKFGDIGYGTAVASVLILIGLVFGAAYVRLLRGSKG; encoded by the coding sequence GTGGCCACAACCACTCCCCAGCGGCTGCGGACAGTAAACCGGCTTCATCCCCATCTCCGGCGGCAGGCACGGCTGCTGCCGGTCCTGCCGGCCGTGCTGCTTCTGCTGGTGTTCCTGGCCGGGCCCGTGCTGTGGGCGTTCCACGCGTCATTCACCAACGCTGCGCTGACCGGCCGCAACGCCCGCAGTCCGGGCTGGGTGGGGCTCGAGAACTACCAGCGCCTCATCACCGACCCCGTTCTCCCGCTGTCCCTCGTGCTGACCGTCGTCTTCGTCGGCGGCTCGGCCATCCTGGGGCAAAACCTGCTGGGACTTGCCCTCGCGCTGCTGATGAAGCGGGCACGCCGGCCGGTGGCCGCAGTTGTCGGAACCGCGGTGGTAGCGGCCTGGGTGCTGCCGGAGATCGTGGCAGCCTTCGCCGCCTACGCCTACTTCAGCCGCGACGGCACCCTGAACCAGATCCTGGGTGGCCTGGGATTCGGCCAGCCTGACTGGCTGTATTCGTTCCCGATGGTGGCCATCATGCTGGCCAATATCTGGCGCGGCACCGCGTTCTCCATGCTGGTGTACCGCGCGGCGCTGGACGATGTTCCCGGTGAGGTCACGGAGGCCGCCCTGATGGACGGCGCCAGTGGCTGGCAGCGACTGGCCTACGTGACCATCCCCATGATCCGCAGCAGCATCGCTACGAACCTGATGCTCATCACGCTGCAGACGCTGGCGGTGTTCACCCTGATCTGGGTCATGACGGCGGGGGGACCCGCCAACGCCAGCACCACGCTGCCTGTGCTGGCGTACCAGGAAGCCTTCAAGTTCGGCGATATCGGGTACGGAACGGCGGTTGCATCCGTGCTGATCCTTATCGGCCTGGTCTTCGGCGCGGCTTACGTGCGGCTGCTCCGCGGGTCAAAAGGATGA
- a CDS encoding extracellular solute-binding protein, with protein MRRRVFEITALIAATALMLTACSPAAPQDEAKTLKVVYQKTDSFSALDNLFQAAKQEFEAANQGVTVALEPIQANDDDYGTKLALALRSPSTAPDVFYEDTFKVRSDVDAGYLLKLDSHLEGWTDWDTFDEGAKAAGLADDGGTYAVPLGTDTRAIWYNKKVLTAAGVSVPWEPRSWQEILDTARKIKASDPSVVPFNMYAGKATGEGTVMQSFYELLYGTGSELYDADAKKWVVGSQGFTDSLAFLKTLYDEQLAVSPAEALDANVWKKVFGEWLPQGKMAATVEGSYTPSFWQKGGSYEWPGYAEDMGVAAFPTQNGQAPGGVSMSGGWTLAVGAGTKEPDLAFGFLATALNRKNSLAFNIASSQIAVRKDVAADSGYQAANPFVKDVSELVAVTHYRPATADYPRISAAVQEATEAVITGAKSPEQAAADYDTAVKGIVGDAKTAAK; from the coding sequence ATGCGTCGTCGGGTCTTTGAAATCACCGCCCTCATCGCTGCAACAGCGTTGATGCTGACAGCCTGTTCACCGGCCGCCCCGCAGGACGAGGCAAAAACACTGAAGGTGGTTTACCAAAAGACCGATTCCTTCAGCGCGCTGGACAATCTTTTCCAGGCCGCCAAACAGGAGTTTGAAGCCGCCAACCAAGGGGTCACAGTTGCCTTGGAACCCATCCAGGCAAACGACGACGACTACGGCACCAAGCTTGCCCTGGCCCTCCGGTCGCCGTCCACCGCTCCGGACGTCTTCTACGAGGACACCTTCAAGGTCCGGTCCGACGTTGATGCCGGCTATCTCCTGAAACTGGACAGCCACCTTGAAGGGTGGACGGACTGGGACACCTTCGATGAGGGAGCCAAGGCGGCAGGGCTGGCGGACGACGGCGGCACGTACGCTGTCCCGCTGGGCACGGACACCCGGGCCATCTGGTACAACAAAAAAGTCCTCACCGCTGCGGGCGTCAGTGTCCCGTGGGAGCCACGAAGCTGGCAGGAGATCCTGGATACCGCGCGGAAAATCAAGGCCAGCGATCCCAGCGTGGTGCCCTTCAACATGTACGCCGGAAAGGCCACCGGAGAAGGCACGGTGATGCAGAGCTTCTACGAACTGCTCTATGGAACCGGATCTGAACTGTACGACGCTGACGCCAAGAAGTGGGTAGTGGGTTCCCAGGGGTTCACGGACTCGCTGGCCTTCCTCAAAACCCTCTACGACGAACAGCTGGCCGTCTCCCCGGCCGAGGCCCTCGACGCGAATGTGTGGAAGAAGGTCTTCGGGGAATGGCTCCCGCAGGGCAAGATGGCCGCCACCGTGGAAGGCTCGTACACGCCCTCCTTCTGGCAGAAGGGCGGCAGCTATGAATGGCCGGGGTATGCAGAGGACATGGGGGTGGCAGCGTTCCCCACGCAGAACGGCCAGGCGCCCGGCGGTGTCAGCATGTCCGGCGGCTGGACACTGGCGGTCGGGGCCGGAACCAAGGAACCGGACCTGGCCTTCGGCTTCCTGGCCACAGCCCTGAACCGGAAGAACTCACTGGCGTTCAACATTGCCAGTTCCCAGATTGCCGTCCGGAAGGACGTCGCCGCGGATTCCGGCTACCAGGCGGCCAACCCCTTTGTGAAAGACGTGTCCGAACTCGTGGCGGTCACCCACTACCGCCCGGCCACGGCAGATTATCCGCGGATCTCGGCAGCGGTCCAGGAAGCTACCGAAGCTGTGATCACCGGGGCGAAATCCCCTGAGCAGGCGGCAGCGGACTATGACACGGCGGTGAAAGGCATCGTAGGTGACGCCAAAACCGCCGCGAAGTAG